A stretch of the Orcinus orca chromosome 1, mOrcOrc1.1, whole genome shotgun sequence genome encodes the following:
- the PPP1R8 gene encoding nuclear inhibitor of protein phosphatase 1 isoform X1 encodes MAAAANSGSSLPLFDCPTWAGKPPPGLHLDVVKGDKLIEKLIIDEKKYYLFGRNPDLCDFTIDHQSCSRVHAALVYHKHLKRVFLIDLNSTHGTFLGHIRLEPHKPQQIPIDSTVSFGASTRAYTLREKPQTLPSAVKGDEKMGGEDDELKGLLGLPEEETELDNLTEFNTAHNKRISTLTIEEGNLDIQRPKRKRKNSRVTFSEDDEIINPEDVDPSVGRFRNMVQTAVVPVKKKRVEGPGSLGLEESGNRRMQNFAFSGGLYGGLPPTHSEAGSQPHGIHGTALIGGLPMPYPNLAPDVDLTPVVPSAVTMNPAPNPAVYNPEAVNEPKKKKYAKEAWPGKKPTPSLLI; translated from the exons ATGGCAGCAGCCGCGAACTCCGGCTCTAGCCTCCCGCTGTTTGACTGCCCGACCTG GGCAGGTAAACCCCCTCCTGGTTTACATCTGGATGTAGTCAAAGGAGACAAGCTAATTGAG aaaCTGATCATTGATGAGAAGAAGTATTACTTATTTGGGAGAAACCCTGATTTGTGTGACTTTACCATTGACCACCAGTCTTGCTCTCGGGTCCACGCTGCCTTGGTCTACCATAAGCATCTGAAGAGAGTTTTCCTAATAGATCTCAACAGTA CACACGGCACTTTCTTGGGTCACATTCGGTTGGAGCCTCACAAGCCTCAGCAAATTCCCATCGATTCCACGGTCTCATTTGGTGCATCCACAAGGGCATACACTCTGCGTGAGAAGCCTCAGACATTGCCATCGGCTGTGAAAGGAGATGAGAAGATGGGTGGAGAGGATGATGAACTCAAGGGCTTACTGGGGCttccagaggaagaaacagagctTGAT AACCTGACGGAGTTCAACACTGCCCACAACAAGCGgatttccactctcaccattgAGGAGGGGAATCTGGACATTCAGAGaccaaagaggaagaggaagaactcACGGGTGACCTTTAGTGAGGATGATGAGATCATCAACCCAG AGGATGTGGATCCCTCAGTTGGTCGCTTCCGGAACATGGTGCAGACTGCAGTGGTCCCAGTCAAG AAGAAGCGGGTGGAGGGCCCTGGCTCCCTGGGCCTGGAGGAATCAGGGAACAGGCGCATGCAGAACTTTGCATTCAGTGGAGGACTCTATGGGGGCCTGCCCCCCACGCACAGTGAAGCCGGCTCCCAGCCGCATGGCATCCACGGGACAGCACTCATCGGTGGCTTGCCCATGCCATACCCGAACCTCGCTCCTGACGTGGACTTGACTCCCGTCGTGCCGTCAGCAGTGACCATGAACCCTGCACCAAACCCTGCCGTCTATAACCCTGAAGCTGTCAACGAacccaagaagaaaaaatatgcaaaagagGCTTGGCCGGGCAAGAAGCCCACACCTTCCTTACTGATTTGA
- the PPP1R8 gene encoding nuclear inhibitor of protein phosphatase 1 isoform X2 — MQSGPSAISILKSKTDVLAGATLPSTTQNLTEFNTAHNKRISTLTIEEGNLDIQRPKRKRKNSRVTFSEDDEIINPEDVDPSVGRFRNMVQTAVVPVKKKRVEGPGSLGLEESGNRRMQNFAFSGGLYGGLPPTHSEAGSQPHGIHGTALIGGLPMPYPNLAPDVDLTPVVPSAVTMNPAPNPAVYNPEAVNEPKKKKYAKEAWPGKKPTPSLLI, encoded by the exons ATGCAAAGTGGACCCAGtgccatttccattttaaaaagcaaaactgatgTGCTGGCAGGAGCTACTCTCCCTTCTACAACTcag AACCTGACGGAGTTCAACACTGCCCACAACAAGCGgatttccactctcaccattgAGGAGGGGAATCTGGACATTCAGAGaccaaagaggaagaggaagaactcACGGGTGACCTTTAGTGAGGATGATGAGATCATCAACCCAG AGGATGTGGATCCCTCAGTTGGTCGCTTCCGGAACATGGTGCAGACTGCAGTGGTCCCAGTCAAG AAGAAGCGGGTGGAGGGCCCTGGCTCCCTGGGCCTGGAGGAATCAGGGAACAGGCGCATGCAGAACTTTGCATTCAGTGGAGGACTCTATGGGGGCCTGCCCCCCACGCACAGTGAAGCCGGCTCCCAGCCGCATGGCATCCACGGGACAGCACTCATCGGTGGCTTGCCCATGCCATACCCGAACCTCGCTCCTGACGTGGACTTGACTCCCGTCGTGCCGTCAGCAGTGACCATGAACCCTGCACCAAACCCTGCCGTCTATAACCCTGAAGCTGTCAACGAacccaagaagaaaaaatatgcaaaagagGCTTGGCCGGGCAAGAAGCCCACACCTTCCTTACTGATTTGA